The Planktothrix serta PCC 8927 genome includes a region encoding these proteins:
- a CDS encoding RidA family protein, translating into MQNLDHIMLWYDVTVHRTESEIMLEYITLPNQVLPPVAPYSHAVRAGDFLFVTGQLAENPETGEVIKGAIEQQTQQVMENLKLVLNHAKTSFNRVVMARIFVTDFRYYETVNTIYASYFQAEHLPCRTTVGVMGLAGLGDVEIDLIVYCGD; encoded by the coding sequence ATGCAAAACCTTGATCATATCATGCTCTGGTATGATGTTACGGTTCATCGCACCGAGTCAGAAATTATGCTGGAGTATATTACCCTCCCGAATCAAGTTTTACCTCCTGTAGCCCCCTATTCCCATGCGGTCAGGGCCGGAGATTTTTTGTTTGTGACTGGACAACTCGCTGAAAATCCTGAAACTGGGGAAGTGATTAAGGGAGCGATTGAACAACAAACTCAGCAAGTGATGGAAAACTTAAAATTAGTCCTAAATCATGCAAAAACCAGTTTTAATCGAGTTGTCATGGCTCGAATTTTTGTAACGGATTTTCGATACTATGAAACGGTCAATACCATCTATGCTTCTTATTTTCAAGCGGAACATTTACCCTGTCGAACCACCGTTGGCGTGATGGGACTGGCGGGTTTGGGAGATGTTGAGATTGATTTAATTGTGTATTGTGGAGACTGA
- the ilvC gene encoding ketol-acid reductoisomerase: protein MARMYYDADANLDILAGKTIAIIGYGSQGHAHALNLKDSGMNVIIGLYPGSKSAIKAKDAGLTVHSVADAAKAADFIMILLPDEVQKTVYKNEIEPYLTEGKTLAFAHGFNIHFGQVVPPSTVDVVMVAPKGPGHLVRRTYEQGQGVPALFAVYQDASGQARDRAMAYAKGIGGTRGGVLETTFREETETDLFGEQAVLCGGLSALIKAGFETLVEAGYQPELAYFECLHEVKLIVDLVVEGGLAKMRDSISNTAEYGDLTRGPRIITDETRAEMRKILSEIQSGQFAREFVLENQAGKPGFTAMRRQEAEHRIEEVGKDLRAMFSWMKKD, encoded by the coding sequence ATGGCTCGAATGTATTATGATGCCGATGCCAATTTAGATATTTTGGCAGGGAAAACCATTGCAATTATTGGTTATGGTTCTCAAGGCCATGCCCATGCACTCAATTTAAAAGATAGTGGCATGAATGTGATTATCGGGTTATATCCCGGCAGTAAGTCAGCCATCAAAGCCAAAGATGCAGGTTTGACCGTGCATAGCGTTGCCGATGCGGCTAAGGCTGCTGACTTCATTATGATTCTGCTTCCTGATGAAGTGCAAAAAACCGTTTATAAAAACGAAATTGAACCCTATTTAACCGAAGGCAAAACCCTGGCCTTTGCTCATGGATTTAATATTCACTTTGGTCAAGTTGTTCCCCCCTCTACGGTGGATGTGGTCATGGTAGCACCCAAAGGCCCCGGACATTTAGTGCGCCGCACCTACGAACAAGGACAAGGCGTCCCGGCTTTATTTGCCGTCTATCAAGATGCTTCGGGACAAGCCCGTGACCGAGCAATGGCCTATGCTAAAGGCATTGGGGGAACTCGTGGTGGTGTATTAGAAACCACCTTCCGCGAAGAAACTGAAACCGATTTATTCGGGGAACAGGCGGTTTTATGTGGCGGTTTAAGTGCTTTAATTAAAGCCGGATTTGAAACATTAGTCGAAGCAGGTTATCAACCGGAATTGGCTTATTTTGAATGTTTGCACGAAGTTAAATTAATCGTGGATTTAGTCGTGGAAGGCGGTTTAGCTAAAATGCGCGATAGCATTTCTAATACTGCTGAATATGGAGATTTGACTCGCGGCCCTCGAATTATTACTGATGAAACTCGCGCCGAAATGCGGAAAATTCTCAGCGAAATTCAGTCCGGTCAATTTGCTAGAGAGTTCGTGTTAGAAAATCAAGCAGGAAAACCGGGTTTCACCGCCATGCGTCGTCAAGAAGCCGAACATCGTATTGAAGAAGTCGGCAAAGATTTACGCGCTATGTTTAGCTGGATGAAGAAGGATTAA